The following proteins are co-located in the Clavibacter capsici genome:
- a CDS encoding Gfo/Idh/MocA family protein, with the protein MTAVTELREHPLPGSAGDPGRLPVVVVGAGAMGGAWIRMLAESPHAAPVGVVDLDVPLAESAVRAAGLDDVVVGASVAEVAARSGARAVVNVTVPQAHRVVNEQALRAGLPVLCEKPLAPTVAEALRQVALADITGGLLMVSQSRRYFTHLTAFREAVAQVGPLAVVHARFLHEDHEPGFREQMAHPLLVDMSIHHFDQLRYATGEEPVAVRCSSWNPPWSWFAGDAAATADFELASGARFAYVGSRCTPGMPTSWNADWRAYGERGAAHWDGDDVVGLDVPGGRFDVPEHPEGIAASLEEFVGCLRAGRTPQSEVRHNVLSLAMVEGAIRSSERGGERVVIADLLEDALTQAIADERSADVADALRSWTSVADGIRTPAWGSAPATTDLGGTR; encoded by the coding sequence ATGACCGCCGTGACCGAGCTCCGAGAGCACCCCCTCCCCGGGTCCGCCGGGGATCCCGGCCGCCTGCCCGTCGTCGTCGTCGGCGCCGGCGCGATGGGCGGCGCGTGGATCCGCATGCTCGCCGAGTCCCCGCACGCCGCGCCCGTCGGCGTGGTCGACCTCGACGTCCCGCTCGCCGAGTCCGCCGTGCGCGCCGCCGGGCTCGACGACGTCGTCGTGGGCGCGTCCGTCGCCGAGGTCGCCGCGCGCTCCGGCGCGCGGGCGGTGGTGAACGTGACCGTGCCGCAGGCGCACCGCGTCGTCAACGAGCAGGCGCTCCGCGCGGGCCTCCCGGTGCTGTGCGAGAAGCCGCTCGCGCCCACCGTGGCGGAGGCGCTCCGCCAGGTCGCCCTCGCCGACATCACGGGGGGCCTGCTCATGGTCAGCCAGTCGCGCCGCTACTTCACCCACCTCACGGCGTTCCGCGAGGCCGTCGCGCAGGTCGGGCCGCTCGCGGTCGTGCACGCGCGGTTCCTGCACGAGGACCACGAGCCGGGCTTCCGCGAGCAGATGGCGCACCCGCTGCTCGTCGACATGTCCATCCACCACTTCGACCAGCTGCGGTACGCGACGGGCGAGGAGCCCGTGGCCGTGCGCTGCAGCTCGTGGAACCCGCCGTGGAGCTGGTTCGCCGGCGACGCGGCCGCGACCGCCGACTTCGAGCTCGCGTCCGGCGCCCGGTTCGCGTACGTCGGCAGCCGCTGCACGCCCGGCATGCCCACGTCGTGGAACGCCGACTGGCGCGCGTACGGCGAGCGCGGCGCCGCGCACTGGGACGGCGACGACGTCGTCGGCCTCGACGTGCCGGGCGGGAGGTTCGACGTGCCCGAGCACCCCGAGGGCATCGCCGCGTCGCTCGAGGAGTTCGTCGGGTGCCTCCGCGCCGGCCGCACCCCGCAGAGCGAGGTGCGGCACAACGTGCTCAGCCTCGCGATGGTGGAGGGCGCGATCCGCAGCAGCGAGCGGGGCGGCGAGCGCGTCGTGATCGCGGACCTGCTCGAGGACGCGCTCACCCAGGCGATCGCCGACGAGCGCAGCGCCGACGTCGCCGACGCTCTGCGCTCCTGGACGAGCGTGGCGGACGGCATCCGCACCCCGGCCTGGGGCTCCGCCCCGGCCACCACCGACCTCGGAGGGACCCGATGA
- a CDS encoding ThuA domain-containing protein — MTDTTTTPIRVVVWGEDRHEKVNPVVAGIYPDGMHSTIAGGIRDLLGADADVTTRVLDDPEHGMTEELLAQTDVLLWWGHTAHEEVADEVVDRIQRHVLEGMGIIVLHSGHHSKIFRRLMGTTCSLRWRNDGDSELVWTVAPRHPITEGVPQPIQIPGQEMYGEFFDIPEPDELVFISSFSGGEVFRSGITYKRGYGRVFYFSPGDEVYPVYHHPDVQRVIANGVRWARPERARESYLVTPMYLTGRFHQPVLGSPGALVDYHTGEPVHLDED; from the coding sequence ATGACCGACACGACCACCACCCCCATCCGCGTCGTCGTCTGGGGGGAGGACCGGCACGAGAAGGTGAACCCCGTCGTCGCCGGCATCTACCCCGACGGCATGCACAGCACCATCGCCGGCGGGATCCGCGACCTCCTCGGCGCGGACGCCGACGTCACGACGCGCGTCCTCGACGACCCCGAGCACGGCATGACCGAGGAGCTCCTCGCGCAGACCGACGTGCTGCTCTGGTGGGGCCACACCGCGCACGAGGAGGTGGCGGACGAGGTCGTCGACCGGATCCAGCGCCACGTGCTCGAGGGGATGGGCATCATCGTGCTGCACTCCGGGCACCACTCGAAGATCTTCCGCCGGCTGATGGGCACGACGTGCAGCCTGCGCTGGCGCAACGACGGCGACAGCGAGCTCGTCTGGACGGTGGCGCCGCGGCACCCCATCACGGAGGGCGTACCCCAGCCGATCCAGATCCCGGGGCAGGAGATGTACGGCGAGTTCTTCGACATCCCCGAGCCCGACGAGCTGGTCTTCATCAGCAGCTTCTCCGGCGGCGAGGTGTTCCGCAGCGGCATCACGTACAAGCGCGGCTACGGACGCGTCTTCTACTTCAGCCCCGGGGACGAGGTCTACCCCGTCTACCACCACCCCGACGTGCAGCGCGTGATCGCCAACGGCGTGCGGTGGGCCCGACCGGAGCGGGCACGGGAGTCGTACCTCGTCACTCCGATGTACCTCACGGGTCGGTTCCACCAGCCCGTGCTGGGATCGCCCGGGGCGCTCGTCGACTACCACACGGGCGAGCCCGTGCACCTCGACGAGGACTGA
- a CDS encoding carbohydrate ABC transporter permease, producing MTTSTERMPASPPGRRRRRPLTPLAVTQRGIGYALIVLLGLFCLVPFAWVAFSAFDADAGATVQLPAFSFDNFARFFTAPGTPRLLVNSLVIAISSTALNLALGIAGGYALSRFAFPGRRFFMFGILLIRVIPAPATIVALYLIMVNLHMANTLHGLILVQAVSGLPVTLWLMKGTVDAVPIELEEAAWTDGNTRLQGARRIVLPLIGPGLGAAAMLMFMGSWGDFLTPLVLLQDQDLYPLAIGLFRAFSERNVVDWGLLAASAVVYVLPPAVLYVVARKHLLKSSLGGALKG from the coding sequence ATGACCACGTCCACGGAACGCATGCCCGCGAGCCCGCCCGGCCGGCGACGACGTCGCCCGCTCACCCCCCTCGCCGTCACCCAGCGGGGCATCGGCTACGCGCTCATCGTCCTGCTGGGGCTGTTCTGCCTCGTCCCGTTCGCGTGGGTCGCGTTCAGCGCCTTCGACGCGGACGCCGGGGCGACGGTGCAGCTGCCCGCCTTCTCGTTCGACAACTTCGCGCGGTTCTTCACCGCGCCCGGCACGCCGCGGCTCCTGGTCAACAGCCTGGTGATCGCGATCTCGTCGACGGCGCTGAACCTGGCCCTGGGGATCGCCGGCGGCTACGCGCTCTCGCGCTTCGCCTTCCCCGGTCGCCGCTTCTTCATGTTCGGGATCCTGCTCATCCGCGTCATCCCGGCGCCGGCGACCATCGTCGCGCTGTACCTGATCATGGTGAACCTGCACATGGCCAACACGCTGCACGGGCTGATCCTCGTCCAGGCCGTGAGCGGCCTCCCGGTCACCCTCTGGCTGATGAAGGGGACGGTCGACGCCGTCCCCATCGAGCTGGAGGAGGCGGCGTGGACGGACGGCAACACGCGGCTCCAGGGCGCGCGCCGGATCGTGCTGCCGCTGATCGGGCCCGGCCTCGGCGCCGCGGCGATGCTCATGTTCATGGGCTCGTGGGGCGACTTCCTCACCCCGCTCGTGCTGCTGCAGGACCAGGACCTCTACCCGCTCGCCATCGGCCTGTTCCGCGCCTTCAGCGAGCGGAACGTGGTCGACTGGGGGCTCCTGGCCGCGAGCGCGGTCGTCTACGTCCTGCCGCCCGCCGTGCTGTACGTCGTCGCTCGCAAGCACCTCCTCAAGTCCAGCCTGGGCGGAGCGCTGAAGGGATGA
- a CDS encoding carbohydrate ABC transporter permease, translating into MTSVVDAAIPVRAAVTPPAPARRRRRSNLPLVALLLGPSALLITVFIVLPALYSVWLSLTNTQLTGFAARDPKFVGLDNYAYLLTNADFLGSLGQTGTFLLFSAIIGQTVLGMVAAIVLSRPWIRGKGLFGAAVLMPMVVPEVVASLTWASVLATSPEGTLNRLTAVFGEEPTAWLQTAPMLAIILVNIWRGVAFAMIMFQAALEDVPVELIEAARMDGAKATQVFRHVTLPLIRGPVFLYLLLTTISTVGVFGLVYFLTRGGPGGQTRLAAIYIYERALQFSQIGIGSAASIILLVIVLVLGAVYIRLAKVEV; encoded by the coding sequence GTGACGTCGGTCGTCGACGCGGCGATCCCGGTGCGGGCGGCGGTCACGCCGCCCGCACCGGCGCGGAGGCGCCGCCGCTCGAACCTGCCCCTCGTCGCGCTCCTCCTCGGACCCTCGGCGCTGCTCATCACGGTCTTCATCGTCCTGCCGGCGCTCTACAGCGTCTGGCTCAGCCTGACCAACACGCAGCTCACGGGCTTCGCGGCGCGTGACCCGAAGTTCGTCGGCCTCGACAACTACGCCTACCTGCTGACGAACGCCGACTTCCTCGGCTCGCTCGGGCAGACCGGCACCTTCCTGCTGTTCTCGGCGATCATCGGCCAGACGGTGCTCGGCATGGTCGCCGCGATCGTGCTCAGCCGGCCGTGGATCCGCGGCAAGGGCCTCTTCGGCGCGGCCGTGCTCATGCCGATGGTCGTCCCCGAGGTCGTCGCCTCCCTCACCTGGGCGAGCGTGCTCGCGACCAGCCCGGAGGGCACGCTCAACCGGCTGACCGCGGTGTTCGGGGAGGAGCCGACCGCCTGGCTCCAGACGGCGCCGATGCTCGCGATCATCCTGGTCAACATCTGGCGCGGGGTCGCCTTCGCGATGATCATGTTCCAGGCCGCGCTCGAGGACGTGCCCGTCGAGCTGATCGAGGCGGCCCGCATGGACGGCGCGAAGGCGACGCAGGTCTTCCGCCACGTCACGCTGCCGCTGATCCGCGGCCCGGTGTTCCTCTACCTCCTGCTCACGACCATCAGCACCGTCGGCGTGTTCGGCCTCGTGTACTTCCTCACCCGGGGAGGGCCCGGCGGGCAGACGCGCCTGGCCGCGATCTACATCTACGAACGCGCGCTCCAGTTCTCGCAGATCGGGATCGGCAGCGCGGCGTCCATCATCCTGCTCGTCATCGTCCTCGTGCTCGGAGCGGTCTACATCCGCCTGGCGAAGGTGGAGGTGTGA
- a CDS encoding ABC transporter substrate-binding protein encodes MKRSRVIAALVTGTVAVGLSACSSGGGSAEDGPVTITIMETKQTNIDAIGKVIPGFEAAMKEQGKDIKVDLIADQLTDEQFMTKMTQQLIAGQAPDVLDIGENMAIAWSSAGYLAPLDDYLEEWDGWSHYYPAVKEAMTRQDGSIYSLPSGAGVLNLFIRQDVLTEVGVDTSQPATWDELIDRLVQVKERTGGTPIVIPAGTAWGGGTWGEGFQPLLGGTDTGYYDTETDTWDLESPGWLAVFELYAELVDKGLMPVEDLQNPNPWEPTKYEKFPEGEIQVAAQGTWGWKFDWGPEGATPIDGLDEKVTTWQFPGLRSGDEPYGWSSTGGGYAISEQSEKKDAAMEFIQYLSTGEPLAQQLTASGAASARDDLDDVAPYSNEPHLLQAGEDLADSVFVVTGDGTDQIGQAVASATELILSGKADGRQAYDAFVENATDLLGPGLVKE; translated from the coding sequence ATGAAGCGTTCCCGCGTGATCGCGGCCCTCGTCACCGGAACAGTCGCGGTCGGGCTCAGCGCCTGCTCCAGCGGCGGCGGATCGGCCGAGGACGGACCCGTGACCATCACGATCATGGAGACCAAGCAGACCAACATCGACGCCATCGGCAAGGTCATCCCCGGCTTCGAGGCCGCGATGAAGGAGCAGGGCAAGGACATCAAGGTCGACCTGATCGCGGACCAGCTGACCGACGAGCAGTTCATGACCAAGATGACCCAGCAGCTCATCGCCGGCCAGGCGCCGGACGTGCTGGACATCGGCGAGAACATGGCCATCGCGTGGTCGTCGGCCGGATACCTCGCGCCCCTCGACGACTACCTCGAGGAGTGGGACGGCTGGTCGCACTACTACCCCGCCGTCAAGGAGGCGATGACCCGCCAGGACGGGAGCATCTACAGCCTCCCGTCCGGCGCGGGGGTCCTCAACCTCTTCATCCGCCAGGACGTGCTGACCGAGGTCGGCGTCGACACCAGCCAGCCCGCGACCTGGGACGAGCTGATCGACCGGCTCGTGCAGGTGAAGGAGAGGACCGGCGGCACCCCCATCGTCATCCCGGCGGGCACCGCGTGGGGCGGCGGCACGTGGGGCGAGGGCTTCCAGCCCCTGCTCGGCGGCACCGACACCGGCTACTACGACACCGAGACCGACACGTGGGACCTGGAGAGCCCCGGCTGGCTGGCGGTGTTCGAGCTGTACGCCGAGCTGGTCGACAAGGGCCTCATGCCGGTCGAGGACCTGCAGAACCCGAACCCCTGGGAGCCCACCAAGTACGAGAAGTTCCCCGAGGGCGAGATCCAGGTCGCCGCGCAGGGCACGTGGGGCTGGAAGTTCGACTGGGGCCCCGAGGGCGCGACGCCCATCGACGGGCTCGACGAGAAGGTGACCACCTGGCAGTTCCCGGGCCTGCGCTCCGGCGACGAGCCCTACGGGTGGAGCAGCACCGGCGGCGGCTACGCGATCTCGGAGCAGTCGGAGAAGAAGGACGCCGCGATGGAGTTCATCCAGTACCTCTCCACCGGCGAGCCCCTCGCGCAGCAGTTGACGGCCTCCGGTGCGGCCTCGGCCCGCGACGACCTCGACGACGTGGCGCCCTACTCGAACGAGCCGCACCTGCTGCAGGCCGGCGAGGACCTCGCCGACAGCGTCTTCGTGGTGACGGGCGACGGCACCGACCAGATCGGGCAGGCGGTGGCGTCGGCGACGGAGCTGATCCTCAGCGGCAAGGCCGACGGCCGGCAGGCGTACGACGCGTTCGTGGAGAACGCGACGGACCTGCTCGGGCCGGGCCTGGTGAAGGAGTGA